One Arcobacter lacus genomic region harbors:
- the glnA gene encoding type I glutamate--ammonia ligase — MGKFVNNTEEFFKYCQENDVKFVDFRFTDMKGTWHHVTYKFTAVSASTLDNGMPFDGSSIEAWQPIHRSDMVLKPDVGTAFLDPFTADSTIIVICDVYDIYKGQMYEKCPRSIAKKTLTYLAESGAGDVAYFGPENEFFVFEDVKIKDTINESYYKVDSEDGEWNDSTSYEGGNIGHRPRVKGGYFPVAPIDNGVDLRAEMMQVLEQVGLEVVLGHHEVAQGQHEIGIVFGDLIEASDNVQKLKYVIKMVAHLNGKSATFMPKPLYGDNGNGMHVHQSIWKDGKNLFYKQGEYGNLSETARHYVGGIFKHARAVAAFTNPSTNSYKRLIPGFEAPSILTYSSQNRSASCRIPYGAGEKATRIEMRFPDSTSCPYLAFAAMLMAGLDGIKNKYEPVGPMDDDLFELSLDEIRERDIPQMPHTLRGSLEALIRDNDFLKPVFTQEMIDTYQHYKFETQVWPYEARPTPFEFKTMYSC, encoded by the coding sequence ATGGGAAAATTTGTAAATAACACAGAAGAGTTTTTTAAATATTGTCAAGAAAATGATGTTAAATTTGTAGATTTTAGATTTACAGATATGAAAGGTACATGGCACCATGTAACTTATAAATTTACTGCAGTTAGTGCTTCTACTTTAGATAATGGAATGCCTTTTGATGGTTCTTCAATAGAAGCTTGGCAACCAATTCACAGATCAGATATGGTATTAAAACCAGATGTTGGTACTGCATTTTTAGATCCATTTACTGCTGATTCTACAATCATCGTAATTTGTGATGTTTATGATATTTATAAAGGGCAAATGTATGAAAAATGTCCTAGATCTATTGCTAAAAAAACTTTAACATATTTAGCAGAATCAGGTGCTGGTGATGTTGCATATTTTGGACCAGAAAATGAATTTTTTGTGTTTGAAGATGTAAAAATAAAAGATACAATAAATGAGTCTTATTATAAAGTTGATTCTGAAGATGGTGAATGGAATGATTCAACAAGTTATGAAGGTGGAAACATTGGACATAGACCAAGAGTAAAAGGTGGATATTTCCCAGTAGCTCCTATTGATAATGGAGTTGATTTAAGAGCTGAAATGATGCAAGTTTTAGAACAAGTTGGTTTAGAAGTTGTTTTAGGACATCACGAAGTTGCTCAAGGACAACATGAAATTGGTATTGTATTTGGAGATTTAATTGAAGCTTCTGATAACGTACAAAAATTAAAATATGTTATTAAAATGGTAGCTCACTTAAATGGTAAATCAGCAACATTTATGCCAAAACCACTTTATGGTGATAATGGAAATGGAATGCACGTACACCAATCAATTTGGAAAGATGGAAAAAATCTATTCTATAAACAAGGTGAGTATGGAAATTTAAGTGAAACTGCAAGACATTATGTTGGTGGTATTTTCAAACATGCAAGAGCTGTTGCAGCATTTACAAATCCTTCAACAAACTCTTATAAAAGATTAATTCCAGGATTTGAAGCTCCTTCAATATTAACTTATTCTTCTCAAAATAGAAGTGCTTCTTGTAGAATTCCTTATGGAGCAGGTGAAAAAGCAACAAGAATTGAAATGAGATTCCCAGATTCTACTTCTTGTCCTTATTTAGCATTTGCTGCTATGTTAATGGCTGGATTAGATGGAATTAAAAATAAATATGAGCCTGTTGGACCAATGGATGACGATTTATTTGAATTATCATTAGATGAAATTAGAGAAAGAGATATTCCTCAAATGCCTCATACTTTAAGAGGTTCATTAGAAGCTTTAATTAGAGATAATGATTTCTTAAAACCAGTATTTACACAAGAGATGATTGATACTTATCAACATTATAAATTTGAAACTCAAGTTTGGCCTTACGAAGCAAGACCTACACCATTTGAATTCAAAACAATGTATTCTTGCTAA
- a CDS encoding histidinol-phosphatase HisJ — translation MRVDLHNHTLLCNHATGTVNEYIERAIELGIDEYGFACHAPMNYDFKYRMNIDQKVIYEKWINEAKEYYKNRIKILLAYEVDYLDGYILDEVINSKVDYLIGSVHFLKNKNDLWGFDNPEFIGIYQSKDIDSIWIEYFDAIKAMAKTSLFDIVGHFDLIKVFKFLPKKDVRIIAKDALKEIKKSNMVLEVNTSGFRKPIQESYPSVQLLEMAYEMGINITFSSDAHSVEYIGFKYDEAIELAKKVGYTKCISFENRDRKIVKF, via the coding sequence TTGAGAGTAGATTTACACAATCATACTCTTTTATGTAATCATGCAACAGGAACAGTTAATGAATATATAGAAAGAGCAATAGAACTTGGTATTGATGAATATGGATTTGCATGTCATGCTCCTATGAATTATGATTTCAAGTATAGAATGAATATAGATCAAAAAGTGATTTATGAAAAATGGATAAACGAAGCTAAAGAATACTATAAAAATAGAATTAAAATTTTATTAGCTTATGAAGTTGATTATCTTGATGGATATATTTTAGATGAAGTTATAAATTCTAAAGTTGATTATTTAATAGGTTCAGTTCATTTTTTAAAAAATAAAAATGATTTGTGGGGATTTGATAATCCTGAATTTATAGGTATTTATCAGTCAAAAGATATTGATTCTATTTGGATTGAATATTTTGATGCAATAAAGGCTATGGCTAAAACATCTTTATTTGATATTGTTGGACATTTTGATTTAATAAAAGTATTTAAGTTTTTACCTAAAAAAGATGTTCGAATTATTGCAAAAGATGCACTAAAAGAAATAAAAAAGTCTAATATGGTTTTAGAAGTTAATACTTCTGGCTTCAGAAAACCAATACAAGAGAGTTATCCTTCTGTACAGCTACTAGAAATGGCTTATGAAATGGGTATTAATATAACATTTAGTTCAGATGCACATAGCGTTGAGTATATTGGATTTAAATATGATGAAGCCATAGAATTGGCAAAAAAAGTTGGGTATACAAAATGTATATCTTTTGAAAATAGAGATAGAAAAATAGTAAAGTTTTAA
- a CDS encoding MqnA/MqnD/SBP family protein, with translation MLFAKIEFINLLPFHIYVKKNIKSNQQKAIIEYKKSYPSLITNKFKNRKVHSAFISSIESRNEKFLDLGIIARDEVLSVLLIPGDDKEDYQSKTSNALAKILDLQGEVIIGDKALKFYHDYPNTLKIDLAKAWQKKYNLPFVFAVLCYNKHETQLKNLTKKFKKSHIKIPQYILEHYSKRSGVSKQNILDYLKKIDYDLGLKEKRALKLFLKLAQKKGL, from the coding sequence ATGTTATTTGCCAAAATAGAATTTATAAATTTATTACCTTTTCATATATATGTGAAAAAAAATATAAAATCAAATCAACAAAAAGCAATTATTGAATATAAAAAATCTTATCCATCTCTAATTACAAATAAATTTAAAAATAGAAAAGTACATAGTGCATTTATCTCTTCAATTGAATCAAGAAATGAAAAATTTTTAGATTTAGGAATAATAGCGCGTGATGAAGTATTATCTGTTTTATTAATTCCAGGAGATGATAAAGAAGATTATCAATCAAAAACTTCAAATGCTTTAGCAAAAATTCTTGATTTGCAAGGAGAAGTTATTATTGGAGATAAAGCACTAAAATTTTATCATGATTACCCAAATACATTAAAAATAGATTTAGCAAAAGCTTGGCAAAAAAAATATAATTTACCTTTTGTATTTGCAGTTTTATGCTACAATAAGCACGAAACACAATTAAAAAATTTAACAAAGAAATTTAAGAAATCTCATATAAAAATTCCTCAATACATTTTAGAACACTATTCAAAAAGAAGTGGTGTTTCAAAACAAAATATCCTTGATTATTTGAAAAAAATAGATTATGATTTAGGATTAAAAGAAAAAAGGGCTTTAAAACTATTTTTAAAGCTTGCACAAAAAAAAGGATTATGA
- a CDS encoding undecaprenyl-diphosphate phosphatase: MTIFDSILLGIIEGFTEFLPISSTGHLIVLSEILGLEQNNVNKAFEIIIQFAAIMALVFVYPSKFTFSHIELWKKIVVAFLPIGIVGFLFSSQIKNLFSIEIIAWMFIIGGIVFLIIEKFYDENKTHTLDVEKVSYKQAVFIGVMQIFALIPGTSRAGASIIGAMIAGLNRKASAEFSFLLAVPVMCATTGYDLLKHHEELLVGANLLNLAIGFVVSFFVALIVIKLFLKFLERFTFVAFGIYRIIFGILILLIF; encoded by the coding sequence ATGACAATATTTGATTCCATATTATTAGGAATTATAGAGGGATTCACAGAGTTTTTGCCTATTTCTTCAACAGGGCATTTAATAGTTTTAAGTGAAATTTTAGGGCTTGAACAAAATAATGTAAATAAAGCTTTTGAAATTATCATTCAATTTGCTGCGATTATGGCTTTAGTTTTTGTATATCCGTCAAAATTTACTTTCTCTCACATTGAATTATGGAAAAAAATAGTAGTTGCTTTTTTACCAATAGGTATTGTTGGCTTTTTATTTTCATCTCAAATAAAAAACTTATTTTCAATTGAAATAATTGCTTGGATGTTTATTATTGGAGGTATTGTATTTTTAATAATTGAAAAATTTTATGATGAAAACAAAACTCATACTTTAGATGTTGAAAAAGTTTCATATAAACAAGCTGTTTTTATAGGTGTTATGCAAATATTTGCTTTAATTCCTGGAACTTCAAGAGCAGGAGCTAGTATCATTGGTGCTATGATAGCTGGCTTAAATAGAAAGGCTAGTGCAGAATTTTCTTTTCTTTTAGCAGTCCCTGTTATGTGTGCAACAACTGGTTATGATTTACTTAAACATCATGAAGAGTTATTAGTAGGAGCAAATTTATTAAATTTAGCTATTGGATTTGTAGTTTCATTTTTTGTTGCTCTTATTGTTATAAAATTATTCTTAAAATTCTTAGAAAGATTTACATTCGTAGCTTTTGGAATTTATAGAATTATTTTTGGAATTTTAATTCTTTTAATCTTCTAA
- a CDS encoding UDP-N-acetylglucosamine--N-acetylmuramyl-(pentapeptide) pyrophosphoryl-undecaprenol N-acetylglucosamine transferase yields MKETVVITGGGTGGHLKVADAFIEEFYRRDIDIIFIGSSNGQDKAWFENDDRIKEKYFLDTKGVVNKRGLNKVFSLFNILSKTFFCLKIYKKYNVKKVISVGGFSAAAASFATILKKDCKFYIHEQNSKMGKLNEITSKFATEVFSSFDENSLVKDYPVSNEFFNNARVRESIKTVAFFGGSQGAICINDFALKVAPRLNDMGINIIHQTGKNDFERVKKEYEKLDIKADVFDFSKEIPLKMAKADFAVSRAGASTLWELCANCLPTFFIPFKYAAGDHQYFNAKALKDKNLCFLQREEELDEKYFFEAINSNINKMSIDLKDSIKPDAILLIVNKILED; encoded by the coding sequence ATGAAAGAAACAGTTGTTATAACAGGTGGTGGTACAGGTGGACATCTTAAAGTTGCAGATGCTTTTATAGAAGAATTTTATAGAAGAGATATTGATATAATATTTATAGGTTCATCAAATGGACAAGATAAAGCTTGGTTTGAAAATGATGATAGAATAAAAGAAAAATATTTTTTAGATACTAAAGGAGTTGTAAATAAAAGAGGTTTAAATAAAGTTTTTTCTTTATTTAATATTTTATCAAAAACTTTTTTTTGTTTAAAAATCTATAAAAAATATAATGTAAAAAAAGTTATTTCTGTTGGTGGTTTTTCTGCTGCTGCTGCATCTTTTGCTACTATTTTAAAAAAAGATTGCAAGTTTTATATACATGAACAAAATTCAAAAATGGGAAAATTAAATGAAATAACTTCAAAATTTGCAACAGAAGTTTTTTCTTCTTTTGATGAGAACTCTTTAGTAAAAGATTATCCAGTTTCAAATGAATTTTTTAATAATGCAAGAGTTAGAGAGAGTATCAAAACTGTTGCTTTCTTTGGAGGTTCACAAGGAGCAATTTGTATAAATGATTTTGCTTTAAAAGTTGCACCAAGATTAAATGATATGGGAATAAATATTATTCATCAAACAGGGAAAAATGATTTTGAAAGAGTAAAAAAAGAGTATGAAAAATTAGATATAAAAGCTGATGTGTTTGATTTTTCTAAAGAGATACCTTTAAAAATGGCAAAAGCAGATTTTGCAGTTAGTAGAGCAGGTGCTTCAACTTTATGGGAATTATGTGCAAATTGTTTACCAACTTTTTTTATACCTTTTAAATATGCTGCTGGTGATCATCAATATTTTAATGCAAAAGCTTTGAAAGATAAAAATTTATGTTTTTTACAAAGAGAAGAAGAACTTGATGAAAAATATTTTTTTGAGGCAATAAATTCAAATATAAATAAAATGAGCATTGATTTAAAAGATTCTATTAAACCAGATGCTATTTTATTGATTGTAAATAAAATTTTAGAAGATTAA
- a CDS encoding FtsW/RodA/SpoVE family cell cycle protein, with product MNFIKKKIKPIENNPNLKDADYVLFILVSVLIIISIIFSYSLTIYTVEFFGYDQYHFFLRQSLVGIVSIFIMWFLAKTDPDRIIGKISWILLITFSLLMIAMPFLPGALVTASGGANRWIRLPGISLSPVEFFKIGFIYFLSWSFHRKVIHQPKKGLLDEALLLSPYFLVFFGVVFIIAFLQKDLGQVVLLGVILVVLLIFANRSFKIFLALGTIALVGLVGLIIAAPHRIKRIHSWWAMVQDGILSVLPAWAEVLRIDDLPEPYQVSHSLNAIHNGGIFGQGVALGNLKLGFLSEVHTDFVLAGMIEEIGLIGLIFVVGILFCVVWRIFKISRRVENPIYHLFSLGIALMIIIAFLINSYGISGMIPIKGIAVPFLSYGGSSMLAMALAVGLVLSISRLAKDEIVKRNPQNKNVNNTMNVNKVKVR from the coding sequence ATGAATTTTATCAAAAAAAAGATTAAACCTATCGAAAATAACCCAAATTTAAAAGATGCAGATTATGTATTGTTTATATTGGTGTCAGTATTAATTATAATTAGTATAATTTTTTCATATTCTTTGACTATTTACACTGTTGAATTTTTTGGTTATGACCAATATCATTTCTTTTTAAGACAATCTTTAGTTGGAATAGTTTCTATATTTATAATGTGGTTTTTAGCAAAAACTGATCCAGATAGAATTATAGGAAAAATATCGTGGATTCTTCTAATAACATTTTCTTTGCTTATGATTGCAATGCCCTTTTTGCCTGGAGCTTTAGTTACTGCTTCTGGTGGTGCAAATAGATGGATTAGGCTTCCTGGAATTTCTTTATCACCTGTTGAATTTTTTAAAATAGGGTTTATTTATTTTTTATCTTGGTCTTTTCATAGAAAAGTTATTCATCAACCTAAAAAAGGTTTATTAGATGAAGCTTTACTTCTATCTCCATATTTTTTAGTATTTTTTGGAGTTGTATTTATTATTGCTTTTTTACAAAAAGATTTAGGTCAAGTTGTACTTTTAGGAGTAATATTAGTTGTACTTTTAATATTTGCAAATAGATCTTTCAAAATATTTTTAGCACTAGGAACTATTGCTTTAGTTGGTTTAGTTGGTTTGATTATTGCTGCTCCTCATAGAATAAAAAGGATTCACTCTTGGTGGGCTATGGTTCAAGATGGTATTTTATCAGTGCTTCCAGCTTGGGCTGAAGTTCTGAGAATAGATGATTTACCTGAACCATATCAAGTTTCTCACTCTTTAAATGCAATTCATAATGGAGGAATTTTTGGGCAAGGTGTTGCTTTAGGAAATTTAAAATTAGGCTTTTTATCAGAAGTTCATACAGACTTTGTTTTAGCAGGAATGATTGAAGAGATAGGATTAATAGGACTTATTTTTGTAGTTGGAATACTTTTTTGTGTTGTATGGAGAATCTTTAAAATAAGTAGAAGAGTAGAAAATCCAATATATCATCTTTTTAGTTTAGGAATTGCTTTGATGATTATAATTGCATTTTTGATTAACTCTTATGGAATTTCTGGAATGATTCCTATTAAAGGAATTGCCGTTCCATTTTTATCTTATGGTGGTTCTTCTATGCTTGCAATGGCACTTGCTGTTGGTTTGGTTCTATCTATAAGTAGACTGGCAAAAGATGAAATAGTAAAAAGAAATCCTCAAAATAAAAATGTAAATAATACTATGAATGTGAATAAGGTAAAGGTTAGATGA
- a CDS encoding peptidoglycan D,D-transpeptidase FtsI family protein gives MSSNEIEKKNKTKKIVILFTLIFLALLILMFSIFRTMNEKRHLPSLKGEKNELAVRGDIISEDNFKIASSKKLYRASIDTRHLDPDKKELFLTLFSIYSGIDYKTLKTKLEEGEKTPGNLVLSYSIDSRSAKNLKELDFKLRQLDVFTARQVNGSRIVRSLTISESGEKRTFSYNDTLTPVVGYISKFESDAGKTKVNGIKGLENSYNKYLNDGKDGILQGYRDVLSYISFNRTSVMTKREDGYALKLNIPLKLQKNNETTLDNHKKRLSADEIMVTIMESRTGKILSLASSNRFNPEKIRQEDIGSLNVNAVEYQFEPGSIVKPLSIALVMDKGLVKSNETFSAYNFNSAKGAYPIGKFFIKDDHKFSKHTLSLDDIVIFSSNIGTLQIAQRLTGPEFFEGMKKFGFTRKTGIDLPYEKKGVMPKLWQFSVGDKEKRDNIYKATVSFGQGMTATFIQLIKAYSVFNNDGAMVTPKIVSYLSRDGDQNKYASPYDKPLEPVISKKTADEMKRMLIKTVDEGTGRSAKVPGLEIGGKTGTAQIAGGSGYLKKYISSFFGFVNDEKGNSYTIGVTVINPISTGPNWYYYYAAQSAAPVFKEIVQNLIKLNYLSPKVDIIQKN, from the coding sequence ATGTCTTCAAACGAAATCGAAAAAAAGAATAAAACAAAAAAAATCGTCATACTATTTACTCTAATTTTTTTAGCTTTATTAATTTTAATGTTCTCTATTTTTAGAACAATGAATGAAAAACGGCATTTACCTTCTTTAAAAGGTGAAAAAAATGAATTAGCTGTTCGTGGAGATATCATAAGTGAAGACAACTTCAAAATTGCATCTTCTAAAAAATTGTATAGAGCATCAATAGATACAAGACACCTTGATCCAGATAAAAAGGAATTGTTTTTAACTCTTTTTTCTATATATAGTGGAATAGATTATAAAACTTTAAAAACTAAATTAGAAGAAGGAGAAAAAACTCCTGGTAATTTGGTTTTATCTTACAGTATAGATTCAAGATCTGCAAAGAATTTAAAAGAATTAGATTTCAAATTAAGACAACTTGATGTTTTTACTGCAAGACAAGTAAATGGTTCTAGAATTGTAAGAAGCCTTACAATTAGTGAAAGTGGTGAAAAAAGAACTTTTTCATATAACGATACTTTAACTCCAGTTGTTGGATATATCTCAAAATTTGAATCAGATGCTGGAAAAACAAAAGTTAATGGAATAAAAGGTTTAGAAAACTCTTACAATAAATATTTAAATGATGGGAAAGATGGTATTTTGCAAGGATATAGAGATGTTTTATCGTATATATCTTTTAATAGAACTTCTGTAATGACAAAAAGAGAAGATGGATATGCTTTAAAACTAAACATACCATTAAAACTTCAAAAAAATAATGAAACAACATTGGATAATCATAAAAAACGATTGAGTGCTGATGAAATAATGGTTACAATTATGGAAAGTCGTACAGGAAAGATTTTATCATTAGCATCTTCTAATAGATTTAATCCTGAAAAAATCAGACAAGAAGATATAGGTTCTTTGAATGTAAATGCTGTTGAATATCAATTTGAACCAGGTTCAATTGTAAAGCCATTATCAATTGCTTTAGTTATGGATAAAGGATTAGTTAAATCAAATGAAACTTTTTCTGCATATAATTTTAACTCAGCAAAAGGTGCTTATCCTATTGGAAAATTTTTTATTAAAGATGACCATAAATTTTCAAAACATACTTTGAGTTTAGATGATATAGTAATTTTTTCTTCAAATATTGGAACGCTACAAATTGCACAAAGATTAACAGGACCTGAATTTTTTGAAGGAATGAAAAAATTTGGTTTTACAAGAAAAACTGGAATTGATTTACCTTATGAAAAAAAAGGTGTTATGCCAAAACTTTGGCAATTTTCTGTAGGAGATAAAGAAAAAAGAGATAATATTTATAAAGCGACTGTATCATTTGGACAAGGTATGACAGCTACTTTTATACAACTTATAAAAGCATATTCTGTATTTAATAATGATGGTGCAATGGTAACACCTAAAATTGTATCTTATTTGAGTCGAGATGGTGATCAAAATAAATATGCTTCACCTTATGATAAACCATTAGAACCAGTAATTTCTAAAAAAACAGCTGATGAAATGAAAAGAATGTTAATAAAAACTGTTGATGAAGGAACAGGACGATCAGCTAAAGTTCCTGGATTAGAAATCGGGGGAAAAACAGGTACTGCACAAATAGCTGGAGGAAGTGGTTATTTAAAAAAATATATTTCATCTTTTTTTGGTTTTGTAAATGATGAAAAAGGAAATTCTTATACTATTGGTGTAACCGTAATAAATCCAATTTCAACTGGACCAAATTGGTATTACTATTATGCAGCTCAATCAGCAGCACCCGTGTTTAAAGAAATTGTACAAAACCTTATAAAATTAAACTACTTATCACCGAAAGTTGATATAATACAAAAAAATTAA
- a CDS encoding peptidylprolyl isomerase produces MFGFKKELKEYNYTKEELSKFAYAKITTDKGIIWIKLFNEETPNTVANFATLANDGFYNGLNFHRVIPGFMAQGGCPDGTGMGGPDWAIKCEIDAPKQVHNRGSLSMAHAGRNTGGSQFFICFVPCPHLDRHHTVFGGIEVTDKDSFKTLDSITQGDKIVSIEILEGK; encoded by the coding sequence ATGTTTGGATTTAAAAAAGAACTAAAAGAATATAACTATACAAAGGAAGAATTATCAAAATTTGCTTATGCAAAAATAACAACTGATAAAGGAATAATTTGGATAAAACTTTTTAATGAAGAAACTCCAAATACAGTTGCAAATTTTGCAACACTTGCAAATGATGGATTTTACAATGGTTTAAATTTTCATAGAGTAATCCCAGGATTTATGGCTCAAGGTGGTTGTCCAGATGGAACTGGTATGGGAGGTCCAGACTGGGCTATAAAATGTGAAATCGATGCTCCAAAGCAAGTTCACAATAGAGGTAGTTTATCTATGGCTCATGCAGGAAGAAATACAGGTGGAAGCCAATTTTTCATTTGTTTTGTTCCTTGTCCACACTTAGATAGACATCATACTGTTTTTGGTGGAATTGAAGTAACAGATAAAGATAGTTTTAAAACTTTAGATAGTATCACTCAAGGTGATAAAATAGTTTCAATTGAGATTTTAGAAGGTAAATAA